The proteins below are encoded in one region of Lagenorhynchus albirostris chromosome 7, mLagAlb1.1, whole genome shotgun sequence:
- the LCN15 gene encoding LOW QUALITY PROTEIN: lipocalin-15 (The sequence of the model RefSeq protein was modified relative to this genomic sequence to represent the inferred CDS: substituted 3 bases at 3 genomic stop codons) — MEATLLSCVLALLXASSAQAEVLGQPDFDAKEFSGLWXGVPMVSDCKVFRDKKGHLLTSTSNIKAVAEGSLCVHMQLPGAEGCNQMGAAXLREGCQGHIRVPRTRARLLGPLPHTLSGGPGRTQEVSSQALKAFQDFYPTVGLPEDTVVTLRKSGNDLSHASFAPPAVVSPTRGRNPPPGSAVQARGAYVHLSQEPSERA, encoded by the exons ATGGAGGCCACCCTGCTGAGCTGCGTCCTGGCGCTGCTCTGAGCGTCCTCGGCGCAGGCTGAGGTTCTGGGGCAGCCAGATTTTGATGCCAAAGAG TTCTCAGGCCTCTGGTAGGGGGTGCCCATGGTCTCTGACTGCAAGGTCTTCAGGGACAAGAAGGGCCACCTGCTGACGTCCACCAGCAACATCAAGGCCGTGGCGGAGGGCAGCCTCTGCGTCCACATGCAGCTCCCCGG GGCTGAAGGCTGTAACCAGATGGGTGCCGCGTAGCTGAGGGAGGGCTGCCAGGGGCACATCCGAGTCCCGA GGACCCGCGCTCGCCTGCTTGGCCCGCTGCCTCACACCCTGAGCGGGGGCCCAG GCCGGACCCAGGAAGTGAGCTCCCAGGCCTTGAAGGCCTTCCAGGACTTCTACCCGACGGTGGGGCTGCCGGAGGACACGGTGGTCACGCTGCGCAAGTCAG GGAACGACCTTTCCCACGCAAGCTTCGCACCGCCCGCCGTCGTTTCCCCCACCCGGGGGAGGAACCCCCCACCCGGCTCTGCGGTCCAGGCCCGTGGAGCGTATGTCCACTTGTCCCAAGAGCCATCGGAAAGAGCCTGA